The sequence CCCGAGCCGGTGATTCCCGAGCCGGTGATGATGAAGGTCCTGCACATCGTGCACCCGGCCCAGGGGGCCGCCCCCCTCATGAGTGCTCGCACCTGCTGTCGCGGTGGAGCGGCGGTTGCGTGCTTCGTCAGTGAAGTCGTGCGTCCAGCCCATACCCCGACCTCTGCCCGTGACCCAAGGTCGGTAATCGTGCGCGAGTCAGCCAATTGGCTTATGCGGCAGGCAAGTGGCTGTTCGTCGGACAGGTGTGCCCCGGGCGGGTGCTCGGCTACCGGTCGGGCTCAGGATCCTTGAGCCAGTTGATGAGTTCGGTGGAGAAGGCGATCGGATCCTCCTCGTGGGGGAAGTGACCGACACCGTCGAAAAGTCGCCACCGGTAGGGCGCCTCGACATACTCGCCGGACCCCGCCGAACTCCGGGTGCGGACCGCCGGATCGAGTGATCCGTGCAGGTGCAGCGTGGGCACGCGCACGGGCCGCTTCATCCGGCGGTTGAACTGGACCCCGTCCGGACGCGCCATCGACCGGACCATCCAGCGGTACGGCTCGATGGAGCAGTGCGCCGTCGAGGGGATGCTCATGGCCCGCCGGTAGACGGCCAGGGTCTCCTCGTCGGGGAACTCCGGCGTGCGCGGCCCGGCCCACTCCTGGACCAGCCGGCCCACCAGGGCGGCGTCGTCCGCGACGAGCTGACGCTCCGGCAGCCAGGGGCGCTGGAAGCCCCAGATGTACGAACCCGCCCGCGACTGCGCGAAGTCGGACAGCATCGAGGAGCGCCAGCGGCGCGGGTGCGGCATCGACGAGACGGCGAGCCGGCGCACCAGCTTGGGCCGCATCACGGCGGCCGTCCAGGCGAGATAGCCGCCCAGGTCGTGGCCGACCAGCGCCGCGTCCGGCTCGCCGAGGGAGCGGATCACCCCGGTGACGTCGAGGGCCAGGTTGGCGGGGTCGTAACCGCGCGGCGTCCGGTCGCTGCCGCCCACCCCGCGCAGGTCCATCGCGACGGCCCGGAAACCCGCCTCGGCGAGCGCGGGCAGCTGGTGGCGCCAGGTCCACCAGAACTGCGGGAACCCGTGCAGCAGCAGGACCAGCGGCCCCTCGCCCATCTCGGCGATGTGGAACCGTGCCCCGTTGGCCGCCACGTCACGGTGGGTCCAGGGGCCGTCGAGTCGTACGGGGCCTCCGGAGCCGGCCGGGCTCGTCGATGAGCCCGCCGGGCCGGCCGAACCCTGCGGGCTCGCCGACCCCGCCGGGCCGAATGCGCTGGAATCGGGAACCGTCATGTGGACGAGCGTGCCACAGCGGCGGCCTTGTCCTTACCGGGGAGGCTCTCGACGCCCGTACCGGCCGCGAGGCTGGAGCCGGAGCGCTTGAGGATCGCGTCGGCCTCGATGGCCGGGCGCGGGTGCGGCTTCACCTTCTGCAGGACGGCGGCGGTCTGCTTGGCGGAGGCGATGGACTTCTCCGGCGGCTTGACCTTCTTGAACTTCAGCCAGCCGACCAGCCCGAGCAGTGCCGCCAGAAGGACGAATCCGCCGGCCACGATCAGGAACGACCAGGCCAGGCCGAGGCCCAGGTTGTGAATGCCGTACGCGGCGGCGAAGCTCAGCATCGGCATCGTGAACAGGAGCAGCACGCCCGCCACGATGAACGCGACGCTGCCGATCACCCCGCGCTTGACGTCCTGGCGCACCTCCGCCTTCGCCAGGGCGATCTCGTCGTGCACCAGCGCGGACATCTCGGCCGTCGCCGAGGCGACCAGCTGCCCGATGCTGCGGTCCGCGCTGCCCACGTAGTTGCCGGGGTCGCTCATCCCTGACTCCCTCTCCGTCTTCGACACATCCGATGTCAGATCATGCCGGACTGTCCGGCTTGTTGCGCGCTGCCCCCGCCTGTTCGGCGCGACGGCGGTGTTCGGCCGCCTTCTCCTCATGGATCGCGGCCATCCGCTGGTGGTACCCCGGATCGTCCTGTTCATAGACGTCGGGCACCCCGGATCCGTCCTCGTCCCGCTCCTCGGCCTCGTACAGCTCGCGGTGCCTGCGGACCCGGAGCCTGAGCAGTACGCAGGAGAGTACGGCCGCGGTCAGCGATCCCAGCAGTACGGCGGCCTTGATCTCGTTGACCGTGTCCGCGTCGCCGACGAAGGACAGCTCGCCGATGAGCAGCGAGACGGTGAACCCGATACCGGCCAGCGAGGCGACCGCGAAGACATCCGCCCAGGCCAGGTCCTTGTTCAGCTCCGCCTTGGTGAACCGGGCGGTGAGGTAGGTACCGCCGAAGATGCCCACGGTCTTGCCGACGACGAGCCCGAGGAGCACCCCGAGGGTCTCCGGCCGGGTGAAGACACCCGCCAGCGCGTCGCCCCTGAGGGAGACCCCGGCGGCGAACAGGGCGAAGAGCGGTACGGCGACACCCGCCGACAGCGGGCGGACCAGGTGTTCGATGCGCTCACCGGGGGAGTGCTCCTCGCCCTCGCGCCGGGTGCAGCGCAGCATCAGCCCCATGGCGACACCGGCGATCGTGGCGTGGATGCCGCTGTTGTACATCAGGCCCCAGATGACCAGGGCGAGCGGTACGTAGACGTACCAGCCCCGGACGCCGAAGCGCAGGAGCAGGTGGAAGAGCGCCAGGCCGAGGACGGTCCCGCCGAGCGCCAGGAAATTCAGGTCGTCGGTGAAGAACACCGCGATGATCAGGATGGCGAAGAGGTCGTCGACGACGGCGAGCGTGAGCAGGAAGGCCCGCAGGGCGGCGGGCAGCGAGGTGCCGATCACCGCGAGGACGGCGAGCGCGAAGGCGATGTCGGTGGCCGTGGGCACGGCCCAGCCGGCCAGGGAACCGCCGCCCACGACGTTGGTGAGCGTGTAGACGAGCGCGGGCACCGCCATGCCGCACAGGGCCGCCACGATCGGGAGGGCGGCCGCCCGGGGATCGCGGAGCTGGCCCGCGACCAGCTCCCGCTTGAGCTCGGCGCCCACGACGAAGAAGAAGACCGCGAGGAGCCCGTCCGCAGCCCAGTGCGCCACGGAGAGATCCAGGCCGAGCGAGGCCGGGCCGAAGTGGAAGCCGCTGACGTCGGCGTACGAGCCGTCGAAGGTGTTCGCCCAGATCAGGGCGGTGACGGCGGCGGCCAGCAGGATCAGGCCGCCGACGGTCTCGGTGCGGAGCGCGTCGGCCAGATAGGTGCGCTCGGGGAGGGGCAGCCTGCCGAGCAGGGTGCGGCGGGGCGGGGCAGGGGTGGGCGGTGCCACGAGGGGGAACCTCCGGGTGGGGAACGGCATGATGCCATGGCTGATGACCGTGCCGACCAGACTTCCCGGCGCCCCTGTGAAGATTTTTTCCGTCACTCCGCCACTACGGCGGTGTCGTGCCGCGACGACGTCGCCGGCAGCACGTCCTTCACTGTACGGGAGCACCGATGGGCATCCGGCGCGGTGCCGGATGCCCATCGGAGCCGTACAAAGAGTTCTTTATCGGTCGTTCGGGAAGGCCTGCTCAGTCCTCGGAGGACGAGGACGGCAGCTGGGTGGTGATCAGGTCCATCACCGAGGAGTCGGTGAGCGTGGTGACGTCGCCCAGCTCGCGGTTCTCGGCGACATCGCGCAGCAGGCGGCGCATGATCTTGCCGGAGCGGGTCTTGGGCAGCTCGGCCACCGGGAGCACGCGCTTGGGTTTGGCGATCGGGCCGAGCGTCGTGCCGACGTGGTTGCGCAGCTCCGCCACCAGCTCGTCCGAGGCGGTCGCCGTGCCCCGCAGGATCACGAACGCGACGATGGCCTGGCCCGTCGTCTCGTCGTTCGCCCCGACCACGGCCGCCTCGGCGACCGACGGGTGGGAGACGAGCGCGGACTCGACCTCGGTGGTCGAGATGTTGTGGCCCGACACGAGCATGACGTCGTCGACCCGGCCGAGCAGCCAGACGTCGCCGTCCTCGTCCTTCTTGGCGCCGTCGCCCGCGAAGTACTTGCCCTCGAAGCGCGACCAGTAGGTGTCGAGGAACCGCTGGTCGTCGCCCCAGATGGTGCGGAGCATGGAGGGCCACGGCTCGGTGAGCACGAGGTAGCCGCCCCCGCCGTTGGGCACCTCGTTGGCCTCGTCGTCCACGACGGTGGCCGCGATCCCGGGCAGGGCGCGCTGGGCGGATCCCGGCTTGGTCTCGGTGACGCCCGGCAGCGGCGAGATCATCATCGCGCCGGTCTCGGTCTGCCACCAGGTGTCCACGATCGGGCACTTGTCGGCGCCGATGTTCTTCCGGTACCACATCCACGCCTCGGGGTTGATCGGCTCACCGACCGAACCGAGGACCCGGAGGCTGCTCAGGTCGAACTTGGCGGGGATGTCGTCACCCCACTTCATGAACGTACGGATCGCGGTCGGCGCGGTGTAGAGGATCGTGACGCCGTACTTCTGCACGATCTCCCAGAAGCGGCCCTGGTGCGGGGTGTCGGGCGTGCCCTCGTACATGACCTGGGTCGCACCGTTGGCCAGCGGCCCGTAGACGATGTACGAGTGGCCGGTGACCCAGCCGACGTCGGCGGTGCACCAGTAGACGTCGGTCTCCGGCTTGAGGTCGAAGACCGCGTGGTGCGTGTACGCCGCCTGGGTGAGGTAGCCGCCGGAGGTGTGCAGGATGCCCTTCGGCTTACCCGTGGTGCCCGAGGTGTAGAGGATGAAGAGCGGCTGCTCCGCCTCGAAGGCCTCGGGGGTGTGCTCGGCGGACTGCCGGGCGGTGATCTCGTGCCACCAGACGTCGCGGCCCTCGGTCCACGCGGTGTCCTCACCGGTGCGGCGGACCACGAGGACGTGTTCGACGCTGTCGATACGGGAGACGGCGTCGTCGACCGCGGGCTTGAGCGCGGAGGGCTTGCCGCGGCGGTAGCCGCCGTCGGCAGTGATGACGACCTTGGCGTCCGCGTCCTGGATACGGGTGGCGATCGCGTCGGCGGAGAAGCCGCCGAAGACCACCGAGTGCGTGGCGCCGATGCGGGCACAGGCCAGCATCGCGACGGCGGCCTCGGGGATCATCGGCAGGTAGACGGCGACCCGGTCGCCCTTGCTGACGCCCAGCTCGGTCAGTGCGTTGGCGGCGCGGGAGACCTCTTCCTTCAGCTCGGCGTAGGTGATGGCGCGGCTGTCGCCGGGCTCGCCCTCGAAGTGGATGGCGACCCGGTCGCCGTTGCCCGCCTCGACGTGGCGGTCCACGCAGTTGTACGCGACGTTCAGCTTG is a genomic window of Streptomyces sp. SID8374 containing:
- a CDS encoding phage holin family protein yields the protein MSDPGNYVGSADRSIGQLVASATAEMSALVHDEIALAKAEVRQDVKRGVIGSVAFIVAGVLLLFTMPMLSFAAAYGIHNLGLGLAWSFLIVAGGFVLLAALLGLVGWLKFKKVKPPEKSIASAKQTAAVLQKVKPHPRPAIEADAILKRSGSSLAAGTGVESLPGKDKAAAVARSST
- a CDS encoding alpha/beta hydrolase is translated as MTVPDSSAFGPAGSASPQGSAGPAGSSTSPAGSGGPVRLDGPWTHRDVAANGARFHIAEMGEGPLVLLLHGFPQFWWTWRHQLPALAEAGFRAVAMDLRGVGGSDRTPRGYDPANLALDVTGVIRSLGEPDAALVGHDLGGYLAWTAAVMRPKLVRRLAVSSMPHPRRWRSSMLSDFAQSRAGSYIWGFQRPWLPERQLVADDAALVGRLVQEWAGPRTPEFPDEETLAVYRRAMSIPSTAHCSIEPYRWMVRSMARPDGVQFNRRMKRPVRVPTLHLHGSLDPAVRTRSSAGSGEYVEAPYRWRLFDGVGHFPHEEDPIAFSTELINWLKDPEPDR
- the acs gene encoding acetate--CoA ligase; amino-acid sequence: MPRDTTDTLGLGEVVSNESLSNLLREERKFAPPAALAANANVTAEAYEQAAADRLGFWAEQARRLTWATEPTETLDWSNPPFAKWFADGKLNVAYNCVDRHVEAGNGDRVAIHFEGEPGDSRAITYAELKEEVSRAANALTELGVSKGDRVAVYLPMIPEAAVAMLACARIGATHSVVFGGFSADAIATRIQDADAKVVITADGGYRRGKPSALKPAVDDAVSRIDSVEHVLVVRRTGEDTAWTEGRDVWWHEITARQSAEHTPEAFEAEQPLFILYTSGTTGKPKGILHTSGGYLTQAAYTHHAVFDLKPETDVYWCTADVGWVTGHSYIVYGPLANGATQVMYEGTPDTPHQGRFWEIVQKYGVTILYTAPTAIRTFMKWGDDIPAKFDLSSLRVLGSVGEPINPEAWMWYRKNIGADKCPIVDTWWQTETGAMMISPLPGVTETKPGSAQRALPGIAATVVDDEANEVPNGGGGYLVLTEPWPSMLRTIWGDDQRFLDTYWSRFEGKYFAGDGAKKDEDGDVWLLGRVDDVMLVSGHNISTTEVESALVSHPSVAEAAVVGANDETTGQAIVAFVILRGTATASDELVAELRNHVGTTLGPIAKPKRVLPVAELPKTRSGKIMRRLLRDVAENRELGDVTTLTDSSVMDLITTQLPSSSSED
- the nhaA gene encoding Na+/H+ antiporter NhaA, yielding MPFPTRRFPLVAPPTPAPPRRTLLGRLPLPERTYLADALRTETVGGLILLAAAVTALIWANTFDGSYADVSGFHFGPASLGLDLSVAHWAADGLLAVFFFVVGAELKRELVAGQLRDPRAAALPIVAALCGMAVPALVYTLTNVVGGGSLAGWAVPTATDIAFALAVLAVIGTSLPAALRAFLLTLAVVDDLFAILIIAVFFTDDLNFLALGGTVLGLALFHLLLRFGVRGWYVYVPLALVIWGLMYNSGIHATIAGVAMGLMLRCTRREGEEHSPGERIEHLVRPLSAGVAVPLFALFAAGVSLRGDALAGVFTRPETLGVLLGLVVGKTVGIFGGTYLTARFTKAELNKDLAWADVFAVASLAGIGFTVSLLIGELSFVGDADTVNEIKAAVLLGSLTAAVLSCVLLRLRVRRHRELYEAEERDEDGSGVPDVYEQDDPGYHQRMAAIHEEKAAEHRRRAEQAGAARNKPDSPA